TGAACAGCGAAATGGCGACCTGGTAGAGCAGCAGCATTGAACCGGCAGTTACCGCAGGGCCACCGGTACCGAGGCCGATGAACCACATGGCGCGGGTTTTCTCTTCACGCAGGCCACCGTCGTCCAGCACCTTGATGGCATCTACGCTGGACAACGCCACCTGCATCCAAGCGAGGCTCTTGTCGATCTGGTCTTCGGCGGTGCCGCTCTTGCCGGTGACAACGCGGGTGATGAGGCCACCAACGTCCTTGGTCAGGAAGTCGCTGACGCTGCTGCCGAACATCGCCATGGACGTCGCCACGCTGATGATCAGCGCCGCGCGGGCCATGTTGGTGACCAGCACCATCATCGAATCCCGGCTCTGGCCGGTGACGATGCGGTAGCCCTGCACGAGGACCCACAGCGTCATCAGGATGAGGGCAATCCCACCGACCCAGGCCATCATGCGGCCCATCATCTCGATGCCGAAATCGTTGATGCGCTCGCGCAGGTAATCAAGGATCAGCTTGAAGAACACGAAGTCGCCAATCGACTGGACACGCACTGCGTAGCCCAGCAGATCCTGCAATCCGCCTGAGAAA
This is a stretch of genomic DNA from Stenotrophomonas rhizophila. It encodes these proteins:
- a CDS encoding type IV secretion system protein, whose product is MSIRSIANVFDFSGGLQDLLGYAVRVQSIGDFVFFKLILDYLRERINDFGIEMMGRMMAWVGGIALILMTLWVLVQGYRIVTGQSRDSMMVLVTNMARAALIISVATSMAMFGSSVSDFLTKDVGGLITRVVTGKSGTAEDQIDKSLAWMQVALSSVDAIKVLDDGGLREEKTRAMWFIGLGTGGPAVTAGSMLLLYQVAISLFIGFGPLFILCLLFDQTKQFFQKWLFYGIGTMFSMAVLSAMVSIALDMVIRVSAAFWTSALINKFFLTDAMSDGLTSQAMQQGGMGLILTTLILTAPPMAAMFFQGTLGSFMAYSQIGGSAAAGPQGQPPGSYTPPAPARVDSASNVSTNDVSRFGSSEASPQTQAGQRGLAGGSSQ